In one Chryseobacterium camelliae genomic region, the following are encoded:
- a CDS encoding N-acetyl sugar amidotransferase — protein MNRPYQICTKTIMDTTDPNIIFNEKGESDYYTNYIENIKPNWYTDDRGYDELMKIADKIKKTSKNKDFDCIIGLSGGLDSSYAAYIAKEVMGIRPLIFHVDAGWNTDKAVSNIEKLINGLDLDLYTEVINWEEMKDLQVAFLKSQISDQDLPQDYAFFSGLYKFAKKHKINYVLTGGNFSTECCREPEEWGGFPGIDTTLVKDIHKKFGKRPLKTFPLVDILSYKIYYKYVYGMEVFKPLNLIPYIKKDAEELLQSKFGWEPFQHKHHESRFTRFYEDYWLPRKFGYQKRKAHFSSLILTGQMTREEALDRVSRPELSEEFLQKEFEYVANKLDLTKEELQQIFEGENKTYKDYRNKMGIIKLGAQVMQKFGLEKRLFR, from the coding sequence ATGAATAGACCATATCAGATCTGTACAAAAACCATTATGGACACTACAGACCCTAATATTATCTTTAATGAAAAAGGCGAAAGTGATTACTACACCAATTATATTGAAAATATAAAACCTAATTGGTACACTGATGATCGAGGCTATGATGAGCTGATGAAAATAGCTGACAAAATAAAAAAAACCTCTAAAAACAAAGATTTCGATTGTATCATTGGTCTAAGTGGAGGTTTAGATAGTTCTTATGCAGCATATATAGCAAAAGAAGTAATGGGTATCAGACCTTTGATTTTTCATGTTGATGCGGGATGGAACACCGATAAAGCAGTAAGCAATATTGAAAAATTAATAAATGGGCTTGATCTTGATTTATATACAGAAGTTATTAATTGGGAAGAAATGAAAGATCTTCAGGTTGCATTCCTAAAATCACAAATTTCTGATCAAGATTTACCGCAAGATTATGCATTTTTCTCAGGACTGTATAAATTTGCAAAAAAACATAAAATAAACTATGTATTGACAGGAGGAAACTTTTCTACAGAATGTTGTAGAGAACCTGAAGAGTGGGGAGGTTTTCCTGGGATTGATACTACTTTAGTTAAAGATATTCATAAGAAATTTGGCAAAAGACCATTAAAAACTTTTCCTTTAGTAGACATTCTTTCTTACAAAATTTACTATAAATACGTCTATGGAATGGAAGTTTTCAAACCATTGAATTTAATTCCTTATATAAAAAAAGATGCGGAAGAGCTTCTACAGTCAAAATTTGGATGGGAACCTTTTCAACATAAACATCATGAATCAAGATTTACACGATTTTATGAAGATTATTGGCTTCCAAGAAAATTCGGTTATCAAAAAAGAAAAGCACATTTTTCATCACTTATTCTTACTGGTCAGATGACTAGGGAGGAAGCTTTAGACAGAGTTTCAAGACCGGAATTATCTGAAGAATTCCTTCAAAAAGAATTTGAATATGTAGCTAATAAGCTAGATCTTACAAAAGAAGAACTGCAGCAAATATTTGAAGGTGAAAATAAAACCTACAAAGATTATAGAAATAAAATGGGAATTATTAAGCTTGGCGCTCAGGTAATGCAAAAGTTTGGGCTCGAAAAAAGATTATTTAGATAA
- the hisH gene encoding imidazole glycerol phosphate synthase subunit HisH, whose protein sequence is MITLIDYGVGNINAFVNVYKRVDVPVKIAKTKADLIDAQKLILPGVGHFDHAMTQLNNSGMRDYLDELVLDKKVPVIGICVGMQMMANNSDEGKMEGLKWIDATVKKFDETKINQITRLPHMGWNDVKPVKDLELFRGLENDSIFYFLHTYYFECNNPNDIMAVTEYGGEFASAAHHENKYGIQFHPEKSHHYGEILLHNFAKL, encoded by the coding sequence ATGATAACACTTATTGATTATGGTGTAGGAAATATCAACGCTTTTGTCAATGTATATAAAAGAGTTGATGTTCCTGTAAAAATTGCAAAAACAAAAGCAGACCTTATTGATGCACAAAAATTAATCCTTCCCGGTGTAGGACATTTTGATCATGCAATGACTCAGCTGAATAATTCCGGCATGAGAGATTATTTGGATGAATTGGTATTGGATAAGAAAGTACCTGTAATAGGTATTTGTGTCGGAATGCAAATGATGGCGAATAATAGTGACGAAGGAAAAATGGAAGGATTAAAGTGGATAGATGCTACGGTAAAAAAATTTGACGAAACGAAAATCAATCAGATTACAAGACTTCCACATATGGGCTGGAACGATGTAAAGCCTGTGAAAGATTTAGAGCTGTTTAGAGGATTGGAAAATGATTCTATTTTCTATTTTTTACATACCTATTATTTTGAATGTAATAATCCAAATGATATAATGGCAGTAACCGAATATGGTGGCGAATTTGCTTCTGCAGCACATCATGAAAATAAATATGGGATTCAGTTCCATCCTGAAAAAAGCCATCATTATGGTGAGATTTTGTTACATAATTTTGCAAAACTTTAA
- the wecB gene encoding non-hydrolyzing UDP-N-acetylglucosamine 2-epimerase has protein sequence MKKLKVMTVVGTRPEIIRLSRVLDALDASEAVEHIIVHTGQNYDYELNQIFFEDLGLRKPDYFLEAAGKTATETVGNILIKIDPLLEELKPDAFLVLGDTNSCLCAIPAKKRHIPIFHMEAGNRCFDQRVPEETNRKIVDHTADINLTYSDIAREYLLREGLPADRIIKTGSPMFEVLNHYLPQIEASSVLGKLNLEEGKFFVISSHREENINSEKNFKGLMASLNAIAEKYQYPIIVSTHPRTKNMIDKMQIEMRPEIQFLKPLGFHDYNALQKRAYAVLSDSGTISEESSILNFRALNIRQAHERPEAMEEASVMMVGLSPERILQGLTQVLQQKVGAERNFRQVSDYSMPNVSEKVVRIIISYTDYIKRTVWSEEI, from the coding sequence ATGAAAAAACTAAAAGTAATGACGGTCGTAGGAACAAGACCCGAAATTATCAGATTATCAAGAGTATTAGATGCTTTAGACGCTTCTGAAGCAGTAGAACATATCATCGTTCACACAGGGCAAAACTACGATTACGAATTAAATCAGATTTTCTTTGAAGATTTGGGACTTCGTAAACCTGATTATTTCCTTGAAGCTGCAGGGAAAACAGCAACAGAAACAGTCGGAAACATTTTAATTAAGATTGATCCTTTATTGGAAGAGTTAAAACCTGATGCATTTTTGGTTTTAGGAGATACCAATTCATGTTTATGCGCGATTCCTGCAAAGAAGAGACATATCCCGATTTTCCATATGGAAGCCGGAAACAGATGCTTTGACCAAAGAGTTCCGGAAGAAACCAACCGTAAAATTGTAGATCATACGGCTGATATCAATTTAACGTATTCAGATATTGCAAGAGAATATCTTTTAAGAGAAGGTCTTCCTGCAGATAGAATTATTAAAACAGGTTCGCCGATGTTTGAGGTTCTGAATCATTATTTACCTCAGATTGAAGCGTCAAGTGTTTTGGGAAAATTAAATTTGGAAGAAGGGAAATTCTTTGTAATATCTTCTCACCGTGAAGAGAATATTAATTCTGAGAAAAATTTCAAAGGATTGATGGCTTCTTTGAATGCAATTGCAGAGAAATATCAATACCCGATTATTGTTTCTACGCATCCGCGTACGAAGAACATGATTGATAAAATGCAGATTGAAATGCGTCCTGAAATTCAGTTCCTAAAACCACTAGGCTTTCATGATTATAACGCATTGCAGAAAAGAGCATATGCCGTATTATCAGATTCAGGAACAATTTCTGAAGAATCATCCATATTGAACTTCAGAGCATTAAATATTCGCCAGGCTCATGAAAGACCGGAAGCTATGGAAGAAGCAAGTGTAATGATGGTGGGGTTATCTCCGGAACGTATTTTACAGGGCCTAACTCAGGTTTTGCAGCAAAAAGTAGGAGCAGAAAGAAACTTCAGACAGGTTTCTGATTATTCTATGCCTAATGTTTCTGAGAAAGTGGTAAGAATTATTATTTCTTATACGGATTATATTAAAAGAACTGTTTGGTCGGAAGAGATTTAG
- a CDS encoding NAD-dependent epimerase/dehydratase family protein — MEIIITGASGFVGKNLSAFLRNKGCTTNNLSLRNQNWKVDFLKSADAVVHLSGKAHDTSSVSNPDEYYKINRDLTIEIFDEFLNSDSKKFFYFSSVKAVADSVEDILTEVEVANPVTHYGKSKIEAEEYILSQNLPEGKKVYIIRPCMIHGPGNKGNLNLLYKIVEKGLPWPLASFHNQRSFLGIDNLNYLIYEMLKKHDLQSGIYNFADDEALSTNQLISIINKSLNKKAKLWSVSKGLIEKTAFLGDKLKLPLNSERLKKLTESYVVSNQKIKSALGIERLPLSAEEGLIKTIKSFKNTK; from the coding sequence ATGGAAATAATAATAACAGGAGCATCCGGTTTTGTAGGTAAAAATCTTTCAGCTTTTTTGCGAAATAAAGGGTGTACAACAAATAATCTTTCTTTAAGAAATCAAAACTGGAAAGTAGATTTTTTAAAATCTGCCGATGCGGTTGTCCATCTTTCGGGTAAAGCTCATGACACCTCAAGTGTCTCTAATCCTGATGAATATTATAAAATAAACCGGGATTTGACGATTGAAATATTTGATGAATTCTTGAACTCAGATAGTAAAAAATTCTTTTATTTCAGTTCTGTGAAAGCTGTAGCAGATTCTGTTGAAGATATTCTGACAGAAGTTGAAGTTGCAAATCCCGTAACACATTATGGAAAGTCAAAAATTGAAGCGGAAGAATATATTTTAAGTCAGAATTTACCGGAAGGAAAAAAAGTTTACATCATTCGGCCTTGTATGATCCATGGTCCGGGAAATAAAGGAAATCTAAATCTTCTCTATAAAATTGTTGAAAAAGGATTGCCTTGGCCTCTCGCATCATTCCATAATCAAAGGTCTTTTTTGGGGATAGATAATTTGAACTATTTGATTTATGAAATGTTAAAGAAACATGATCTACAGTCAGGAATTTATAATTTTGCAGATGATGAAGCTCTTTCCACAAATCAATTAATTTCAATAATAAATAAGTCTTTGAATAAAAAAGCAAAACTTTGGTCAGTTTCTAAAGGTTTGATTGAGAAAACAGCTTTTCTAGGAGATAAATTAAAATTACCTTTAAATTCGGAAAGGCTTAAAAAACTTACGGAATCCTATGTAGTTTCCAATCAAAAAATAAAATCAGCATTAGGAATTGAAAGACTTCCTTTATCAGCAGAAGAAGGTCTTATCAAAACAATTAAAAGCTTTAAAAATACCAAATAA
- a CDS encoding AglZ/HisF2 family acetamidino modification protein, translated as MLRPRIIPSLLIQDNGLVKTVNFKNPKYVGDPINAVKIFNEKEVDELAIFDIDATSKGLEPNYSLIERIANQSRMPLCYGGGVKTVEQAQKIFGLGIEKIALSSAVLQNPQLITDIADRVGAQSVIVVLDVKKKLLGGYEVYTHNGKKSTGINPFKFIEQAQELGAGEIVINSIDQDGVMKGFDMSLIEKAREKTSLPMTVLGGAGSLDDIEKIIDKHKIIGVAAGSLFVFKGKYKAVLINYPTKEEKEKLIKKF; from the coding sequence ATGTTAAGACCAAGAATAATTCCGAGTCTTTTAATCCAAGATAACGGTTTAGTAAAAACGGTGAATTTTAAGAATCCAAAATATGTTGGGGATCCTATTAATGCCGTAAAAATTTTTAATGAAAAAGAGGTTGATGAGCTGGCTATTTTTGATATCGATGCAACGAGTAAAGGGTTGGAACCAAACTACAGTTTGATTGAAAGAATTGCTAATCAATCAAGAATGCCGCTTTGTTACGGGGGAGGAGTTAAAACTGTAGAACAAGCACAAAAAATATTTGGCTTAGGAATAGAAAAAATAGCTCTTTCTTCAGCAGTATTGCAGAACCCTCAGTTAATAACAGATATTGCAGATCGTGTAGGTGCTCAAAGCGTTATTGTAGTTCTTGACGTAAAAAAGAAACTATTGGGAGGGTATGAAGTATATACCCATAATGGAAAAAAATCTACGGGCATCAATCCATTTAAGTTTATTGAACAGGCACAAGAACTAGGTGCTGGTGAAATTGTTATTAACTCAATAGATCAGGACGGCGTTATGAAAGGTTTTGATATGTCTTTAATTGAAAAAGCCAGGGAAAAGACCTCATTACCAATGACCGTACTTGGTGGAGCCGGATCTCTTGATGATATTGAAAAAATTATTGACAAACACAAGATCATAGGTGTGGCAGCAGGAAGTCTCTTTGTATTCAAAGGTAAATATAAAGCTGTTTTGATTAATTATCCTACTAAGGAAGAAAAAGAGAAGCTTATAAAAAAATTCTAA
- a CDS encoding WxcM-like domain-containing protein, with translation MLLKGNRHQDERGVITFNNDFDASPIKRMYTIENHSVECIRGWQGHKIEQRWFACMKGSFEISVIEVDNFTQPSKDLTIQKYFLTEDMLTYLHIPSGCITAIQSKSLGSKLLVLADYGLGEINDEFRYSLDYFTNF, from the coding sequence ATGTTGCTGAAAGGGAATAGACATCAGGACGAAAGAGGAGTTATTACATTTAATAATGATTTTGATGCATCACCCATCAAACGAATGTATACTATTGAAAATCATTCTGTAGAATGTATTCGTGGTTGGCAAGGACATAAAATAGAGCAGAGATGGTTTGCCTGTATGAAAGGAAGTTTTGAAATTTCTGTGATTGAGGTTGATAACTTTACGCAACCTTCAAAAGATTTAACAATTCAGAAATACTTTTTAACAGAGGATATGCTAACTTACCTTCATATTCCGTCAGGGTGCATCACTGCAATTCAGTCAAAATCTTTAGGCAGTAAATTGCTGGTTTTGGCAGATTACGGATTAGGAGAAATTAATGATGAGTTTAGGTATAGTTTAGATTACTTTACCAATTTTTAA
- a CDS encoding NAD-dependent epimerase/dehydratase family protein, with translation MKKIGITGQNGFVGRHLYNTLGLFPEDFQRIDFQKEHFEDEHKLDQFVSQCDVIVHLAAMNRHESEQFIYETNVGLAQKLVSSLKRTGSKAHVMISSSTQEERDNLYGKSKKEGREILANWAQENGGKITGLIIPNVFGAFGKPFYNSFIATFCHQLTHGETPTIATDGEVKLIYVQELVELIINEIKEGNSKAEYFVEPTAVKKVSEVLALLNDYKTKYFDGGEIPVINNTFEHNLFNTYRSYIDYKTHYPVKFTQHTDPRGAFVEVIRLGIGGQCSFSTTVPGITRGNHYHTRKIERFAVIKGKALIQLRKIDTDEVLDFYLDGAEPAYVDMPIWYTHNIKNIGEEDLYTIFWINEAFNPENADTYFVEV, from the coding sequence ATGAAAAAAATCGGAATCACCGGTCAGAATGGTTTTGTCGGAAGACATTTATACAATACTTTAGGGTTATTTCCTGAAGATTTTCAGAGAATTGATTTTCAGAAAGAACATTTTGAAGACGAGCATAAATTGGATCAGTTTGTTTCACAATGTGATGTTATTGTACATCTTGCAGCAATGAACCGTCACGAAAGTGAGCAGTTCATCTATGAAACCAATGTTGGCTTAGCTCAAAAACTGGTAAGCTCACTTAAAAGAACAGGTTCCAAAGCTCATGTGATGATTTCTTCTTCTACTCAGGAAGAAAGAGACAATCTATATGGAAAATCTAAAAAAGAAGGTAGAGAAATCTTGGCAAACTGGGCTCAGGAAAATGGAGGGAAAATCACAGGATTAATTATTCCTAATGTTTTTGGAGCTTTTGGAAAGCCTTTCTACAATTCGTTTATTGCAACTTTCTGTCATCAATTAACCCATGGCGAAACTCCAACCATAGCAACAGATGGCGAAGTAAAGCTGATTTATGTTCAGGAGCTTGTTGAGCTAATCATTAATGAAATAAAAGAAGGTAACAGTAAAGCCGAATATTTTGTTGAGCCAACTGCTGTAAAGAAGGTTTCAGAAGTTTTAGCATTATTGAATGACTATAAAACAAAATATTTTGATGGCGGAGAAATTCCTGTAATTAACAATACATTTGAACATAATTTATTCAATACATACCGCTCTTATATTGATTATAAAACACATTATCCGGTAAAATTTACACAGCATACAGACCCTCGCGGAGCTTTTGTAGAAGTAATTCGTTTGGGAATAGGCGGCCAGTGTTCTTTTTCGACAACAGTTCCCGGAATTACCAGAGGAAATCACTATCATACAAGAAAGATTGAACGTTTTGCTGTGATCAAAGGAAAAGCTCTTATTCAGCTTAGAAAAATCGATACTGATGAAGTTCTAGATTTTTATTTAGACGGAGCAGAGCCTGCTTATGTTGATATGCCGATTTGGTACACCCACAATATCAAAAATATTGGAGAAGAAGATTTGTATACAATTTTCTGGATCAACGAAGCCTTCAATCCGGAAAATGCGGACACTTATTTTGTAGAAGTTTAA
- a CDS encoding glycosyltransferase family 4 protein gives MAFELKNRGHNVTVLTGIPNYPEGKIFKGYGFFKNRKQVVNDVKVIRSLLLPRGKGGGLRLFVNYYSFAVFASFKAFFLGINNRYDAIIVHEPSPITQYYPALLMNKLWKIPVYFWVMDLWPESLSIAGGVKNKFVLNYYTKVIKGFYRNSEKILITSKGFRGAINEKGDFDDKIVYFPNWAEDSISEGNKQFPIPLLPDGFKVMFAGNIGEAQDLDNIMKAAFKLKENKNIKFILVGDGRKMPFVKDFVEEHKLADTVFVMGRFPVEAMSSFFDKADVMLVTLKDDPIFNLTVPAKLQAYMSASKPVIAMLNGEGSDNILDAECGFTVNAGDYSSLAKTILATSKLSNEELQILGSNSRKYYEENFKMSACISNLENIISKKD, from the coding sequence TTGGCTTTTGAATTGAAAAATCGTGGACATAATGTAACGGTTTTGACAGGAATACCCAATTATCCCGAAGGCAAAATATTTAAAGGATATGGTTTTTTTAAGAATAGAAAGCAGGTAGTAAATGATGTTAAAGTAATACGCTCCCTTTTGTTACCTAGAGGAAAAGGTGGCGGATTGAGGCTGTTCGTAAATTATTATAGTTTTGCCGTTTTTGCTTCGTTTAAAGCTTTTTTTCTAGGAATAAATAATCGCTATGATGCAATAATCGTTCATGAACCTTCGCCAATTACACAGTACTATCCGGCTTTATTAATGAATAAACTTTGGAAGATACCAGTGTATTTTTGGGTGATGGATTTATGGCCGGAAAGCTTATCCATTGCAGGAGGAGTTAAAAATAAATTTGTTCTAAATTATTATACAAAAGTAATTAAAGGCTTTTATAGAAACTCAGAAAAAATATTAATAACTTCGAAAGGTTTCAGAGGTGCAATCAATGAAAAAGGGGATTTTGATGATAAAATAGTATACTTTCCGAACTGGGCAGAAGATTCGATTTCAGAAGGAAATAAACAATTTCCGATTCCATTACTGCCTGACGGATTTAAAGTAATGTTTGCTGGTAATATCGGAGAGGCTCAGGATTTGGATAATATTATGAAAGCAGCATTCAAATTAAAAGAAAATAAAAATATTAAGTTTATTTTGGTTGGAGATGGAAGAAAAATGCCATTTGTAAAAGATTTCGTTGAAGAACATAAACTTGCTGATACAGTTTTCGTTATGGGGAGATTTCCTGTGGAAGCGATGTCAAGTTTTTTTGATAAAGCAGATGTAATGTTAGTTACTTTAAAAGATGATCCAATATTTAATCTGACCGTTCCGGCAAAATTACAAGCCTATATGAGTGCTTCAAAACCCGTTATCGCTATGCTAAATGGAGAAGGATCAGATAATATATTAGATGCGGAGTGTGGTTTTACAGTGAATGCAGGAGACTATTCTTCATTAGCAAAAACAATACTAGCTACATCAAAACTATCAAATGAAGAGTTACAGATATTGGGAAGCAATAGTAGAAAATACTATGAAGAAAATTTTAAAATGTCTGCGTGTATATCTAATTTAGAAAATATAATCTCAAAAAAAGATTGA
- a CDS encoding polysaccharide biosynthesis protein produces MKIQNKTLLITGGTGSFGTAVLNRFLQTDHFKEIRIFSRDEKKQDDMRNLYKNDKIKYYIGDVRDFSSVEPATRGVDYIFHAAALKQVPSCEFFPMQAVKTNVEGTQNVIRAAAANKVQKVICLSTDKAAYPINAMGISKAMMEKVAVAEARNLTDTVVCLTRYGNVMASRGSVIPLFLNQIQKGEPITITDPNMSRFFMSLEDAVDLVLFAFEHANPGDLFVNKAPAGSIGDLAKALIELTGKEVPVKVIGTRHGEKLYETLCTREEMIKAEDMGDFYRVPADNRDLNYAKYFSEGEEDVSKIEDYHSHNTEQQGVEGLKKLISTLPLIRKEVFGEEVMQYPH; encoded by the coding sequence ATGAAAATTCAAAATAAAACACTTTTGATAACTGGAGGAACAGGGTCGTTCGGAACTGCTGTTCTAAACAGGTTTTTACAGACAGATCATTTTAAAGAAATCCGTATTTTTTCACGTGATGAGAAAAAGCAGGATGATATGAGAAACCTTTATAAAAACGATAAAATTAAATATTATATCGGTGATGTAAGGGATTTTTCGAGTGTAGAACCCGCAACGAGAGGAGTAGACTATATCTTCCACGCTGCAGCGTTAAAGCAGGTTCCTTCCTGTGAATTTTTCCCAATGCAGGCTGTCAAAACGAATGTTGAAGGCACACAAAATGTAATTCGTGCAGCAGCAGCCAATAAAGTACAAAAAGTAATTTGCTTGTCAACGGATAAAGCAGCATATCCAATCAATGCAATGGGGATTTCCAAAGCAATGATGGAAAAAGTAGCGGTGGCAGAAGCTAGAAATCTTACGGATACTGTCGTTTGTCTTACACGTTACGGAAATGTAATGGCTTCAAGGGGCTCTGTAATTCCATTGTTTTTAAATCAGATCCAAAAAGGGGAACCGATTACCATAACAGATCCGAATATGTCCCGTTTTTTCATGTCTCTTGAAGATGCTGTAGATTTGGTATTATTTGCATTTGAGCATGCCAATCCCGGAGATTTATTCGTAAACAAAGCCCCTGCAGGAAGTATCGGTGATTTAGCAAAAGCTTTAATTGAATTGACAGGAAAAGAAGTTCCGGTAAAAGTAATCGGAACACGTCATGGTGAGAAATTATACGAAACTTTATGTACTCGAGAAGAGATGATAAAAGCCGAAGACATGGGCGATTTCTACCGTGTTCCTGCAGATAACCGAGATCTGAATTATGCTAAGTATTTTTCAGAAGGAGAAGAAGATGTTTCAAAAATTGAAGATTATCATTCACACAATACAGAACAACAAGGCGTTGAAGGTCTGAAAAAATTGATTTCAACTTTACCTTTAATCCGCAAAGAGGTTTTTGGCGAAGAAGTAATGCAATATCCTCATTAA